DNA sequence from the Coffea arabica cultivar ET-39 chromosome 11c, Coffea Arabica ET-39 HiFi, whole genome shotgun sequence genome:
ATTGACAAAGAAGTAGGAATAGGATGTTGCTTGTTATTTGAACAAAAATTTATTACTCTACAAAATTTTGTTATCCAGTTTGTCCTAGTAAAGAAGGAAATTCTTTGTTTTCCAGTGTTTTAGAACATTATTAACAGATTAGGTCTTTAAAAGTTTCTTTTTGCTGACAAGAAACTAATAGAAACTCCCATCCTAGAGCCTGGAGTGTTACATGTCAAGATAAAGTATGCGAAAAGGATAATCCTTCCTTCTGGAGAGGACCCTTTGTTGGGTATATTATGAGAAGTTTAGTTCTTGGTAGGACTAGGACTTTTGTCAGTTATGTCTAGGCTtgtgtttttcttccttctttccaaTCTGTTCCTCTCGCTCTCTCCTTCTTGTCACTCTCTCTTTCTTATTTGCACATGCACGTATCTAGAAAAACACGAGAAAAAATAGAGATGCTTGTAGTGCTAAGGCTATGAACTACATGGTACTGCTTTTGAGTTTACTTTAGCCATTTCAtgtaaataattaattctaaACACAATCAATGTGAGCATATTAgtgtggctttttttttttttttttggaaaagtgAACGAAATCAGCAATTTGTCTTTCCATGCAAAAGGACTTTGGGTCTAGTTATTATTTCCTCCCAACATGGGATTTTCAATCCATACTGTTGCTCTTTCTCCTTCCATTCGCACTTTGTACATCCTCTCTGTCCCTTTCTAAGAAAGGATGCATGACGACCTCTAGCATATGAAAGGGAAGAGAATGTGTTTTTACTGACATGATGTGCCTGTTGCCAGTCTGTACATGAAGGGCGTATCTACCAGTTGAAGTTATTCTGTGGGAAGGAGTATCCAGATGAGCCACCTAGTGTGAGGTTCCAGACCCGGATAAACATGAACTGTGTTAATCAGGAAAGTGGGGTGGTAGGTCTTATTCTTGAGGTCAAGTCTGGTTCTTTGCTTTGTAATCACATGCCAGGATTGACTTTATGGTTGATGTAATTATCAGGTTGAACCAAGTCTGTTTCCCATGCTTGCTGATTGGAAAAGGGAGTACACAATGGAGGATATACTAATTcaattaaagaaagaaatgatGTCCCCTCAGAATCGAAAACTGGCTCAGCCTCCTGAAGGTTTTTCCTCCCATTAATTTCTCATCTCTTTATGTCGGTCGATCAACTTCAGTCTATCATTTTAGGCCTTGTTACAAAAACATCAAATGCCTCTTAGAGTAATTATGCTCATGCCATACTTTATGTTACAAATTCTCTAATTTCGTGCAGTGAAGTCACTCTCGTTTTTGCTGCTCGAGAAGATTATATTATAGTGTTCTTTTTTGTGTTCTGATAGGCTTAACTTTAACTGAGAGAATGTTCGTTTTTCAGGCAATGAGGAAGGAAGAGTGGAACAAAAGGGGCTAGTGCTGAGGTGTTGTATTCTCTAATTAGAATGAGCAcaatgatgtatatatattagTAGAATTAGGTATCCAACTGCAACATGAAGCATGTCAATCTATATATTTGTACTTCTATAAGCATGATCCTATCAACTATCCCATCTTGAACATGGTGGCAGTTTTATGATTAATCCCTTATGTCTTAATTTTCTGAATAAACTCAATCAGATGAGTTGTCATTTATCTAACGGATTAATATTTTGTCCTTCCTTCTTGACATATTAAATTGGTGATTGAAAATTGAATTCTTTAATGAATCCTATCCTATGATGTCATTAGATTTCAATGTCCAGTTGATGATCTCTTATGAATTCTAGATTATTGGGATTCTCTAGCTGGTACACTTACTCCCCATTCTTTCTTTTGAGTATATTTCACCATCCCTGTTCTTATTTATTCCCCTAAAGTAGCTGTGGCATTATAACTATGCCTTGCAGTGACTTCAAAGAAATGTATTTGGAATTTCATAAGCATTCACTGCTTTTTGCTTGACTTCGTAGGGCCTCTGTTGATGGCCAAGTTTTGTCATTTGCTTTGCCCCTACTACAAGAATTTGcatttataaaagaagaaaaatgcttAGGAGTGAATTGCACATACTCAACAAAGTTGCTCATTTGCAACCCTATTTGCCTCCCACAGAATCTAATTAGCATCAAGATTACATGTTCATAGCTTCTAATCTAAAACTTGGTGTAATAATCAGATTCATCCAGGTACAAAATTATGAAATCTGATTAGGGCTCAGCTCGACTAATCATCGTTCGAGTTCGAGTACAAAAGAATCAAAGACAAGTTTGAGATCTCTAATCAAATTCACAACAAAAGTAAGGGATAGGAGGGGTAGTCTTTTCAGATAAATTCCCAAGCCGAGTGCATTGGagaggaaagaaggaaaaaattacACGTTGATAAACTTCTTATATCTTCTCCAGTTGATAACATTTTGGTTGTACTGGTTTAGTTTAACATGGTCCAGATGAGCTGTAGCAAAGGGCCGGATGATTTGATAAAATAATATCAAGAATCTTGTCTACTCCTTTGTGCGTTGtgtggttttatttggttttttttttaaaaattaatttcaaGGGAAATAAAGATGGAAGAGTAATTAAACCATTCTCATATCCATATCCTAAAAGAACATGTGATAGATAAAGAAAATCAAATCTCAACTTTGTGAGATTACTTGCATGTTACAAAGTCCAGAATGTGtgtatataaagaaatcaaGAACAGGGAATGAAGAAGAGCAATCCAATGGGAAAAGTAGGGATTGTTGCAACAGAAATGAATAAAGCTTTGGAATCCATACCACATATTAAAGTGACGTAAAAGCAGTGTGCACTTGTCCAAACACATTTCCACCCAAGTAATCAAGCTTTgagggctttttttttttccatcaaatTCTGTTGTGTAAAGCAAAAGAACAAATGGCATTATAATTGGGCAGCCATAGCTTCAAGGGGGGTTGTTGTGCCCACTTTTCAGTCATTTCCCTGGCCGCAATTACCATCATTGGCTTCACATCTTAAATGGGACAGCAAAAATTTTGTACTGCATTTGTACAGCAATAATTTTCACGCCAAACAGCATTTGTAGTGCGAAATTTATACCTTTTTATTACATTTTGCTCCAACTCCCTGTTATCAGTACAAATATTTAAAAGCGAGTAGAATCCGCGCATTAATGCACAATTGATAAGATAATAGGAaagaattaattataaaataaatgatgaaATTGCGACCTACAAGAATAGTTTTTATTTCACCATAATGTGCAAGTTACAATTTTATCTATGAAAAGATATATGAATCTGTCTAACGGATATGTAACGGGCACTTGTTAATGTATAAATTCGAACAATTTTTAGGCCAATGAGTGCGAAGATGACAGTTTATGTCCCTTTTTCCTTGCTCAAAGCTTTACGGCAAGGCTTTGCTTTTTCACATTCGTGTTGCTTCCGCGTTTGTTGGTGCATTGAAGTGTTAATGTGGAATCAGGCATCAGTTTTTGTCTCCCCAAAGTTCAAATCAAGTCAAGAGATAGAATtctcccttcttttcttttggctttactttttttttccttccttttttgtgAGATTGTTGAAATTATAGTtggagaaagggaaaaaaaatcataatgTATATAGATCATGTATACCGTAACATAATGGCCTATGTTTTTAGCTCATAATAATTGGGATGAATAAATTCTTTTCTATAGCAAAAGATTTAAACACAGGAAAGcatttgttgaactctagcgtGAAAAAGAAAATACTTAATGATAAGCGGCATCAACCTCAATTAATACCTAATCAAATCTTTAGCAGATTAGATTGGTATATAAAAGAAGGAAGTTATGTAGTTCACCTTATAGGAAACTAACGAATCTTAAACTACAAAAGATATTATTGATTTTCGATTTattatctttcttcttcattaatCTTGTAGTCGTCTTTGTTAAATTTATAGTTAGCTTGTTACCATAAGGTCCTTTTTAGGGTCTAGAAATTCTGAGTTTGAACTAATTTCTTCGACAAAAAGATGGGACTTTCGaaattttttattcttaaatGAAGTTAATCTTATAGAATTGTGAAAACCAACCTCAAAAGCGATTACACTTACAAATGTTCCTACCTCTCTCCTAAAATAGATAGTTAGCATGCCTTAATTGAAGGTTAATGTGTGTTAGCATGCCTTAATTGAAGGTTAATGTGTACAAACAATATATGCCTAGCCGTTTCTGTCTGATTCCCAATAGAAAAGATGCTTACCGAGTTAGCACACCGAGTTCAGCAACAAATTGCCTGAAAAAGAATAATAAAACATTCCTGCAAAAACGTGACTTTTTATTGTATAATTAATTTTGTACCATGTCAACATTTAAAATTAAAGGGACCCTCCCTCGATTCTTAGCGTAGCATAAACCGTATATATAGACATGAAGCATTGCGAATCTATTCCCATAAACAAGAGAGCATCATCATCAAGCTTTCAACTTTCCTCCATTCCATTCTTCCAAATTCTTTCCCCTCATTTATTCCTAACCAAAACCTTCATCATCAATCCCTATATTGCTTCACAGTATAAAACATTACAACCCTTCTTCTAGATTCTATAGCTAGCCTCTTTTTCTCCTTCCCTTTTTGGTCGTTCAAGAAACATCCATGGCTGCAAATTATGAGGATCATTCAATCACCAATGGAACTGGTGAGGGCATGCCTATACCATGCACAtaattatttgttttatttctttctcaAATTCATCCATCTTTTTGAAGTccgttttcctctttttttttggtgaaattttcttttccaacttCTTTCTAATTCTTTTTTGGCACTATATTTTCGCATGCAGGAGTAGAAGGACATGAGCCAAGCGCTCTACAGAAGCATGTCATGTTCTTTGATACCAACAAAGATGGTGTAGTTTATCCTTGGGAAACTTTTCAAGGTATCTTTTTTTATCCTGAAATACCATTggagtttttcttctttccaaGACAAGTTCTTGCACTTTCTGGTGCTTTTTTCACTAATTCAATGAAGATAATTGGTATATAGGTTTTCGAGCAATTGGATGCGGCATTCTCTTGTCGACTTTTGCTTCCGTTTTTATCAACGTCGGTTTAAGCAGAAAAACTAGACCTGTAATTCTCCTTCTTTCTCTCTTACATACACACATTAATTCAGGGAGaatcttttgtttatttttcattaTATGTTTTACATGTTTACTGTTTTTAGTATTTATGCTGTGAAACTTTAGCTTGACTTCATTTCCTATGCTCGAATGCATTCAATTCACATGCTTGCCTTTCAGCCTTTGATCATTGTAATATTTTGCaaaatcaaataacaaaataaccaTGGATATTTTTTATGAGCAACATGCAGATTAACCATAGCCACAGGCTTCCCACTGGTTTGgatgatgattttctttttccgtAGGTGCACACTGACATAGGGCCCTTGTCTCCTGTATTGACTATGTCTTTCGTCTTTACAATTCAAGACAAGGACCCTCCTATCAAAACAGGCAGAGTAAGATGATAAGATATCTTACATGGTTACTGTCCATCTAAGACCAGGGATAAAcagccaaaaaacaaaaaaaaaaaacaaaaggaaacaggaaaagaaagaagttttTATTTAAAGGGGTTATGGCTTGTGATTGGTTGATGAGCTTTCAGTTGAAGAAGCTAGTACATATGATGTTTGCTCACATTGCTTTCGAAATGATTAGTGTCTAGGTAATATTTCATAGCTTTACGATTTGTTAATGTGTATAGCTTCCATAACCAGGGGTGcaatcttcaacttcttgaGCTTCATTGAAGATCATGTTTATGatatgaaaatgcaaaatttcagTAATTTGTGCTACTAAATAACTACAATATATGAAATAGGAGCACAATTATGTGGTATACACATACTTTTGTGTTTTTCCTAGCCCAGCTTTTCTCACTGGTTTTGTGTTTTTCGTTCGATTTTACTTTTTATCTTACGGCTCCATCAGTGAAGTACCCGAAATACCTTtgtttaagtgctcaattaGAAGGTTGATCGAAATTACAAGGTGGCGCCGCGGCAACGTTCCTCAATTGGAACCAATAAATAAGTACAGAgattaaattggccaaaaaaaattaagtagggactaaattgacagtaacaaaaagtttagggactaaattggtcATTTTTCCTTAATAACAAAATGGCAAACagaaatagaaaattttcaacttgtaAGTTAAGTAAGACATAAGATGGTCTATCAACTACTAGACGTTCTTCTCCTTTGTTAGATCTCCCATAATCTTCACCATCACCATTATGATCCAATGCATGATTGAATGGTTCAAATTTTGTTTAGTTGGTCTAATTGATATGTGGTTCGATTCAATTCCCATAATCTTTTAACTACCCAAGGTGTTGTAAAGTTTTGCAAgcatttccaagaaaatgaaattGCTGATCCATATTGGTTTATTTCAGGGAAAAGGGTTTTCTCCTAAGTTCCCCATTGAGATAAAAAACATCAAAAGAGCAAAGCATGGAAGTGACAGTGGCGTCTATGACACGGAAGGAGGGTATAATAATATcttgtggttttcttttctgTTCAGTTAGTTTAAAGAATGCGTGACTCATTAGATCACGTCTTCAAGAATCAGTGAACGCTGAATCCTTCTACGTACGTCTTCTAATGATCACGCAAAAATATCGAACTTTTCTTGTTTAGCTCGTcatatatttgatttttttttggggtttatattttttgcaaaatttttacCATGGATGACCTCATAAATTTTAATTGGTTTTGTCAACATTTGCACGAAACTCGTTGCTTAATGGAGGCAAATGTATTCTTGATTTTAAAGATgactttttaagaaaaaaattttacaatttcTAACAAGTGAAAACCtatgttttgtattttgggtaaaaagtagtaatttttttttaaaaaaaaaatactttcatTCATCAGCATCAGCAGATTAGAAATTTCATACTAAATAGAACAAAAACACATTtccacaagtttttttttttcaaaattctagAGAATTCATTTTTCAGATACTAAAAAAAGAGAATTGGAAGTTCTTCGCTTGTgatgtttttttatttaatagctTTCCTTGGTCTTTGCTCCCTTCACGAGGTgctttttctcaattttatacattttatttttctaccttTGTCAGCCAAAGATTCATCGCTGTTTTTTCAGACTCTAAACATCAAAATAGGAAGTTCTTTGCTAGTGATGTTGTGTAATTAATAGATTTCCTTTTTCCTTACTTTCCTCTTTTCATGCATTtatcgtcttttttttttttttttcccaatggGCATAAACATAAGAATATGAAGGCAAACCCCAAAATGGTGGATGCCTTAACTGAAAATTGGGTAATTAATAGATGTGAATATGTATATTTAAGTTGTAATGGGCACTTGCAATAAAATTCCCTTCCTGAAAATCTCCTGTTCAGAAAAATCACAAATTTCTATCAGTGGAAATCTCATAAATGAAATGATGATTTTCGTCAGAATAAAAAAACAAGTAACAAATGTGTGAGAAATGTGAAAATTAGGAAGATTGTCATTCCATACTCCATTATTTTGCAAGATGTTTACACTTTTGCATGCTTTTCCTATATGAAGGTTTGTCCCATCAAAGTTTGAGGAGCTTTTTAGAAAGCATGCAAAGACAAATGCAAATGCTTTAACATCAGATGAACTGAAGAATCTGCTAAAGGCAAACAGGGAACCGAAGGACTATAAAGGATGGTATGTCAAGATTAAAAATCGAAAGATAAAAGGAtacttaaatttcttttttcttttgccatCTCCATTTATCCGTATCTATACATATTTGTTTTGGGTCAATGGCAGGATTGCAGCTTACTCAGAATGGAAGATTTTGTACATTCTTTGTAAGGATAAGCAAGGCTTGTTGCACAAAGATACTGTTAGAGCTGTTTATGATGGAACCTTATTTGATCGAATGGCAAAGGAGAAGGCCGGAAAAAAAAaccatagatttttttttaaagaaaagatGTAATAAAATCTGCACTATCATATGTTTAgtgtatattttttattttagcttTTCCTGTTATTAATTGCGTGCAATGGATGTTGTGCATCTTCATGTACGAGATTGTGTTATCTCCTCAGtgctttttctactttttaagGGAAGGTTTGCGTGTAAAAATATTTGCAATAATGGTGTAGGAAATTTAACACTTAATGCATAATTCTATctatttatattattttgtGCCGAAAAAATattgagtcttttttttttttttttttacaggtAACTTGTTCATTCCAAAACTTTGGCTCATAATCAACTTGAAACTACTTTTTGAGGGATATCAGTCCACGAACATGAACCATTAGAAACAATAAATAAAGTGATCACAAGAACTGCCATAAAGAGAGCTACATGATATCAATAAACAAAAAGATGTACGAATTACCATATGAAGAgctcatttaaaaaaaaaaaaaaaaaactgaagacCTCAGAACTCGTAGTTTAGAGATCATCCTCCAAACGCTAGACCCTCTAATCCCCTAGGAAGTTCAGCTCTATGAATGAAGATATAATGGAGTGTAAACGAACATTATCAAGTTGAACACTCTAATGTTCAAGTCTGTTTCATTAATTTAATGAACTTGAATTTGTGTCCaaatttggtttgattatttaacGAGCCAAATTCAGAGAAACTTTTATCGAATCGAGCTCGAATAACTTGAAATTTTTACAAGCAAATTTTAATTGTATGCCCATCGTACCAAATTCAAGCTAAAATTTTAAGTTTATTGAATACAAAATattgttcattttttatttgattagtTAGTGAATCAAATTCAACAGCGTTTCTACTGAACTAAACACAATTTGAATATAAAATAACTTGATTCGTCTATCAGTCCTATCAAAGATCGATATTGCCCATGACTCTAGACTTTTAGGAAATAGTGAGTTGGATAATTCATCAAATACTAGCTCTAactccctttttattttttattttttgaaggaaCTCCCTTTAGCTTCAATAGATGCTTACTACGAATATCACAAACTCCAAAAGATTGAAATCCTATCTACGTGTTATATAATACTAGTGTTAAAGGTACACCCAATGTGTGTGTAATTAGAGAACAATTGaattgaaccaattttgtaTAAATTTTGTTCATTACATAAAAAACATTTAtataaaactttcatgaaaaAACTTTGGTTTATATGATTATAATAATTTGGTAGTTACAACATTTAGGATGACTATAAATAGTTATATTGGCAAAATGTGATTAGATGATAAAGGTaaaagttaatttttataagaatgaaattgaaagttcaaaaaatgaTATAAAGTATTTACACTGTCATTCATTGCTCAGACATTATACATTATATATAC
Encoded proteins:
- the LOC113716510 gene encoding ubiquitin-conjugating enzyme E2 variant 1A-like; the protein is MQHEMGPEGSSKVVVPRNFRLLEELERGEKGIGDGTVSYGMDDADDVYMQSWTGTIIGPPNSVHEGRIYQLKLFCGKEYPDEPPSVRFQTRINMNCVNQESGVVEPSLFPMLADWKREYTMEDILIQLKKEMMSPQNRKLAQPPEGNEEGRVEQKGLVLRCCIL
- the LOC113716436 gene encoding probable peroxygenase 4; the encoded protein is MAANYEDHSITNGTGVEGHEPSALQKHVMFFDTNKDGVVYPWETFQGFRAIGCGILLSTFASVFINVGLSRKTRPGKGFSPKFPIEIKNIKRAKHGSDSGVYDTEGGFVPSKFEELFRKHAKTNANALTSDELKNLLKANREPKDYKGWIAAYSEWKILYILCKDKQGLLHKDTVRAVYDGTLFDRMAKEKAGKKNHRFFFKEKM